A genomic stretch from Cydia amplana chromosome 1, ilCydAmpl1.1, whole genome shotgun sequence includes:
- the LOC134653738 gene encoding D-altritol 5-dehydrogenase-like, with protein MQAIVFNGKTKDVKYVRNHPMAKIVQDNQVIVKVAYSGICGTDLHIIQGEFPVRQEPALTLGHEFSGVVHEAGKQAFLKKGQRVVVDPNSQCLHCEYCRKGRYQFCAAKKNIGIWVDGGWAQYVVVPQDNVYPIPDEVTLEQASLCEPYSCIAHGFDRTSPVSVADRVLVLGAGIIGNLWLTTLHLHGHRNVTVSEMNKARLDIVMNLNLGFKLVTPDVLESEKSQYDVIIDCTGVPRVLETSFDLVKPGGKYVVFGCAPQGKKASITPFDIFDKGLTVIGVKVNPFTFPTSIGWLKTMGDRYLDYKKLGIKTYSLEQYEQAFADLKSGSISKAMFKIE; from the exons ATGCAGGCGATCGTGTTCAACGGCAAAACGAAGGACGTGAAGTACGTGCGCAACCATCCCATGGCTAAAATAGTCCAAGACAATCAAGTAATTGTTAAGGTCGCTTATTCCGGCATTTGCGGAACTGATCTTCATATAATTCAG GGAGAATTCCCCGTGCGCCAGGAACCGGCCCTAACCCTCGGCCATGAGTTCAGCGGGGTGGTGCACGAAGCGGGAAAACAAGCCTTCTTGAAGAAAGGACAGCGCGTGGTGGTTGATCCTAATAG CCAGTGCCTTCATTGCGAGTATTGCCGCAAGGGCCGGTACCAGTTCTGCGCGGCGAAGAAGAACATTGGCATCTGGGTTGACGGGGGCTGGGCTCAATACGTCGTAGTCCCGCAAGACAATGTCTACCCTATCCCTGATGAAGTTACTTTAGAACAGG CCTCTCTGTGTGAGCCGTACTCCTGCATAGCGCACGGCTTCGACCGAACCTCACCAGTGTCGGTGGCAGACCGAGTGTTGGTGCTGGGCGCTGGCATTATAG GTAACCTGTGGCTAACGACATTGCATCTCCACGGCCACAGAAACGTGACGGTCTCTGAAATGAACAAGGCAAGACTGGATATTGTTATGAATTTGA ATTTGGGATTCAAGCTGGTTACTCCGGATGTGTTGGAGAGCGAAAAGTCACAATATGATGTCATCATTGACTGCACGG GTGTGCCCAGGGTGCTGGAGACCAGCTTTGACTTGGTGAAGCCGGGCGGCAAGTACGTGGTCTTCGGGTGCGCGCCGCAGGGCAAGAAGGCCAg TATAACACCTTTTGATATATTCGACAAGGGGCTCACCGTAATCGGCGTGAAAGTTAATCCATTCACATTTCCCACCTCTATTGGCTGGCTCAAGACTATGGGAGACAG ATATCTGGATTACAAGAAGCTGGGCATTAAGACATATTCATTGGAGCAGTATGAGCAAGCTTTTGCAGACTTAAAGTCTGGATCCATTTCCAAGGCTATGTTCAAAATAGAATAA